The genomic window aGAAACACCAAGTTTGTGGTTGTATGTTCATTATTTTGgtgcttgctttatttatttattttctaaggttTCTATCGGTCATCTCTTAttcccaacttggggcttgaactcaggaccctgagatcaagagtcgcacgctcttGCTACTGAGCCGGCCGGGTGCCAGTGGTGCTTGTCCATTGTCAGTGTCCCCACACTGGAAATCCCTGAGAAGGGTCGAGGCCctgtctgttttgctcaccatTGCGTCCTTGGGACCCAGCACAGACTAGGTGTTCAGCAAATACTGGCCAGCAAGCAAATGGCAGCCTGTGTTACAGTGGCTGTGATGCTGTCAGAGGCCTGCCAGAGAATCCCAGCACGTTGTCACAGTgctccccatccccttccttcAGGCTCCAGTCCCCACCATAACCCCCTCCTTCCTAGATTCATCTCGGACTACTGCAAAGTACAAAGGAAAGGGGGCCGTATCACCAAAATCTCTATTCAGGCTGATGACAGCATGAATGAATTGGAAacttatcagaaaaaaatggatgacaGAGGGGGTGTGCCAGAAGATGGGGTGGTGAGCCagcaagttggggggagggaccCTGTGGGGACAGGGACAGCCCGCTGGGTgtgccccttttcttttctctgtctcccttagATAAGACCAGCAGAtctgtcctcctctctccccctctctccacagCCTCTCGCTTTGTAAGCATGTCCAGCCAAGAGAACATACACGCCCAAGAGCTTTGCTCAAGGATCTCTAAGTCCCAAAGGGACTTAGCAAAGTCCATCCTGATCGGGGCTCCAGGAGGTAAGGAAAGGGGAAGCCAAGTGAACAGGGTAGGGAATGAGGGTGGAAAtcaggagaggggtggggacacACATGACCAATGTCTGCTGCTGGCCAAGAGGGCCtcggtggtgggggtgggggtctctgctcaCTGGAGTGTCCCCTGTGTTCAGTTTTGGGCTCTGGTCCGAGCCTCTTTCTCAGCCTCTGtaggcggggtggggcgggggctgcCCTGCAGCCTGGGAGCCATGGGGCACTCCCGTGTTGCCTGGACTCTGGCCCCTGGTCGTGACATTTTAACCAGCATGCAGGACTGCTCCCTCAGCCCGGCGTGCCTCTCGCAGCCCGACAGCGTGCAGCAGACCCCCAGGGACAGGGGCTCAGGGCCATGGAGGGTATGGCTGGGACTGGGGCTCCTCTGGGCAGGGCCGGGCAAGCCACAGGGATCCTAGGACTGGAGAGGCATTGAAGGGACTGGGGAAACTCAGAGTAGGGGGTCGGGAAGCCAGCCAATTGGAAGGAAGAAAACGGGGAGCTTAGGAAAGGGGACAGGGCAAGCATGAGCAGCGGCTCCGGACTAGATAGAGCGAAGGGCTGAGGCTGCGGGAAGCCAGCAGCTGAAGGGCAGGGGGTCAGGGCTGGGAGGGCTCGGAGAGCTGGCTGGTCAAGAACCAGAGCCTAGAGCCGGCCAGGCCTGGATGCGAAGCCCATCTCTCGGATAATGTCTGTGTAGTGCCTGTCTTCTAGGAAGGGCTCTGTGAAACCTGGCATGGACAAAGGGGACTTGGGGTGTGCTGAGGTGAAGGGAGTGGGGTGCGGCAGCGGCCCACACAGCCCTCTTCCACTGCAGGGCCAGCGGGGTACCTGCGGCGGGCCAGCGTGGCCCAGCTGACCCAGGAGCTGGGCACGGCCTTCTTCCAGCGGCAGCAGCTGTCAGCCGCGATGGCAGACACCTTTCTCGAGCACCTTTGCCTGCTGGACATCGACTCGGAGCCCGTGACGGCCCGCAGCACGAGCATCATTGCCACCATCGGTGAGTGCCCCCAGCCCGGAATCAGAGAAACCCTCAGAGACCCCTCGAAGGTTTCTCAAGATGCTTCCCCACCTGCTGTCTCCTCTGAGACCACTCTGTGTTTGACagagtcattcattcagcaaatactggcGGGGCGTCTGGTAGCCAAGGTTTGGGTCCCTGGGAGCTGATCGGTAATGTAAACAAAGATCCCCGTCCTCGAGGGGCTGACTGTCTAGCTGGGGGAGACAATAAATACCAAACATACtaacttacaaagaaaaagatcGTTTAATATGTGAGAAAGTGGTAGGAACTATGGACACAAGGAACACAGCATTGCAAGGGGCAGCAGAGGCTCGAGGGCAGAAGGCCGTGGCCCCATGTGGGGGTCGGGGAACTGTTGTTCAGAAAATTACATCTGAGCAAAGGCGTGAAGGAGATGAGAGGAGGCCACGCTCAAGGTTGGGGGTTGGGTTCCAGACAAGGAAGCAGCCAGTGCAAGGGCCCCGAGTCAAAGATGCTGGAACCGTTAGAAAACACCTGGGGGAAAGAgtagcaaaatgaaaacattgtaGGGGAGGAGATCAGGGCTTACAAGCCATTCTTAGAGTTTGAGTTCAGTTTTCCTctggagaagtgggagagggctGCCAGTGCTGGAAGGAGAGTGACTCGCTCTTCTGCTGTGATGGACTGCCTGGGAAGAGGTTGAGGGCGGCCCTGGGGGCCAGAGCAGGAAGGGCTGCTGTGACATTTCTGGCTCAGAccaggtggggggggcagtggcaGTGGTCAGACGGGATCAGATTCTGAGAGCATTTGGAAGATGGAGTCGATGGGATTTCCAGATGGTTTGTACATGGGGAcggggagcagagaggggccCAAGGCTTTCAGCGTGAGGCACTAGAAGGACACCTTATCAACGGAGCAACAAAGATCTTAGTGCAGAGGTTTTGGGGGGAGGAGATCAGGAGCTGGGTTTCGCACATGCAGTTTCAGATGTGATCAGATACACAAGTCTGGGTTTGGGGCAGAGGTCTGAGCTGCAGATATACATGTGGGAGTCATCAGCATGTCGATGGTACTTAAAGCCCTGAGACTAGGTGAGACCACCCCCGAGAGTGAAGGGAAAACGACAGAGAGGAGAATGAGGCAGCTaatgttgggggcggggggggggcagggccgAGAAGCGGCGGcctgtggggtgggaggaaacGGGAGAGGGGCATGCCCTGCGCGCCACGTGAGGAAGGTGCGGCAAGCGCGGGGTCCGGAGCTGTGGATCCGCCGGCCGGGATGCGCACTGAGAAGCGATCCCTGCATTCAGCCACGGCACAGAGGTTCTGGGCGACCCTGGCAGGAAGAGCGGCAGCAGAGAGGCCCGCGCCGCAGGGAGTGAGAGCCCGGGAGaagcggggaggagggaggcccGCAGCTGCGAGCGCGGAGGGTCCTTGCAATGAGTTTTGAGGCAGAGAAGAGCAAAGGATAGGGCTGTGGCTGGAGGggtcctgaggctcagagactaTGTCACGAGGAAGGAGCCGCGGGGTCCGTGCTGATGGCCGTGATCGACAGCAGGGCGCCCGCTGGTGCCACAGGCCGGCGCAGTGCCGACTCCGTCTTCAGCAGCTGAGAAAGGGGCCTCACGCGCGCTGGCTTTGGGCAGGGACTGGAGAGGCGGGTCCGGCGGGCTCCCAGCGGCCCGGCCAGCTCAGCAAAGAGCGCCTCTCCGCCGTGCGTACGGCCTCTCAGCTCTGCGGGCCCAGACGGACCCCAGATGCCCTCACCGGGCACGGTACCTCCTGCGTGCCCCTCACGCGCCGGGGGACTCCCCCTCCGCCGCGGCCACCCGCTGCCAACACGGCCCGCTCAGCCGCGCTCAGGACGCCCGCCCCGGGCACCCCGGACAAGCAGGTGCTGGCTGACCTGTGAGCGGAGGTTGCGTCCGGAGTAAAGGCCGGGCGGCGGGGCGGCCGCGGGCGGGCAGACGGCGGTCTGAGCGGCCTCCCCGCTGCAGGGCCGGCCTCGCACTCGGTGGAGCGCCTCAAGGAAATGATCAAGGCCGGGATGAACATCGCGCGCCTCAACTTCTCGCACGGCTCCCACGAGGtccggggcggggctgggggcggggcggggctaggggaggggcggggctaAGCTCGCCAGAGGCGTGGGGTGGTGGGGGTCCTGGCCGCCTTCCGCGGACATCGCTGCCCGCTCGTCCCCAGTACCACGCTCAGTCCATCGCCAACATCCGGGAGGCGGTGGAGAGCTTTGCGACTTCTCCGCTTGGCTACCGGCCGGTGGCCATCGCCCTGGACACCAAGGGACCGGAAATACGCACCGGCGTCCTGCTGGGGGTGAGAGTCGGACCCCGCGCCGCGGGCTCTCCCGGGCGCCCCCCTGCTGTgcgagggcggggcggggcggggcggggcggggcggggcgcgggagGGTGGGGCAAGAGGCGAGTCTCAAGGCCGCCCTGGCCCCGCCCCTAGGGCCCGGAGGCCGAGGTGGAGCTAGTGAAGGGCTCCCGGGTGCTGGTGACCGTGGACCCGGCGTTCCGGACGCGGGGGGACGCGAACATCGTGTGGGTGGACTACCCCAATATTGTCAAAGTCGTGTCGGTGGGGGGCCGCATCTACATAGACGACGGGCTCATCTCCCTCCAGGTCAAGAAAACCGGTGCGGATGAGCCTTTGCCCCGCCAAGCAGGGACGTGGGCATACTCCCTTCCCTGGGTCCCCGAGCCCGGTAGACCCGCTGCCCTCTCTCCTGGCCAGCACCCTTCCCCTCCCGTCCCCAGAGCTCCTGGGGTCCACACTTGTGAGCTCAACCCTGGGTGGGGCTGGCCTGCCGGGTTTATCTCTTGGACAGACGTCCACCCGGGGCCTGTTCCGTGCGCAGGCCTGGTGGAGGGTGGAGAGACACTAGGACATGGGTTCCTGATCTCCGGGGTCCCAACACCCGGGCTCCCTCTCCGGGACCATGCCCCTGGCTCACCCCTGACCTGAGCGGGCTCTTTCCATGCCTGCAGGCCCAGATGGGCTGGAGACCCAGGTGGAGAGTGGAGGACTCCTGGGCAGCCGGAAGGGTGTGAACTTGCCAGGTGCCGAGGTGGACTTGCCCGGGTTGTCTGAGCAGGATGTTCTGGACCTCCGTTTTGGAGTGCAGCATAACGTGGACATCATCTTTGCCTCCTTTGTGCGGAAAGCCAGTGATGTGGCTGCCATCCGGGCTGCTCTGGGGCCCGAAGGACGCCACATCAAGATCATTAGCAAAATCGAGAACCACGAAGGCGTGAAGAAGTGAGGCTTGGTTTTTGTCCCTAGCAGGCCCTAgccatccccaccaccctcctcttCTCCAGTCTTCCTCTCCCTGGAATCTCCTGGCTCTTCCCCAGCCCTGACTCCCCCAACCGCCCAGGTTTGATGAAATCCTGGAGATGAGCGATGGCATCATGGTGGCACGGGGCGACCTGGGCATCGAGATCCCAGCCGAGAAGGTTTTCCTTGCCCAGAAGATGATGATCGGACGGTGCAACTTGGCGGGCAAGCCGGTCGTCTGCGCCACACAGGTCTGGAGTGAGCCCTCGGGGCCCTGGGCCTTCTTGGGGTGTTGGGGATGCCTGAGGGCGGGTACCCACACCTCAGGTCTAAGTACGTTCTGCTGTCCCATGTTTGATCCTCAAACAACGAAAGAAGTTGGGAAGAGATTCTGTGAGCCCCATTTTCAGATAAGGAACCAGAATCACATACTTTGTGACCATGACCCTCGCTTTCGGGGCCCTCTGAGGGTGGCAGAGAAGTAGCTGGGGCAGGGTCCCAGGTCAGATGGGAGTCATCCAGCTCTGATCCCCCGATGTCGCCCAGATGCTGGAGAGCATGATCACCAAGCCGCGGCCCACCCGGGCAGAGACGAGTGACGTGGCCAACGCTGTGCTGGACGGAGCGGACTGCATCATGCTATCGGGGGAGACCGCCAAGGGCCTATTCCCAGTGGATGCAGTAAAAATGCAGCATGCGGTAGGAGCTCGGTTCCGGGGGGCCAAGCCCCTCCCAGGCCCGGGGCCCCGGCCCTGGCTGACTTCCTGGTGCCTGCAGATAGCTCGGGAGGCAGAGGCTGCTGTGTATCACCGGCAGCTGTTTGAGGAGCTGCGCCGGGCCGCACCCCTGAGCCGCGATCCCACTGAGGTCACCGCCATAGGTGCCGTGGAGGCCGCCTTCAAGTGCTGTGCGGCTGCCATCGTCGTGCTGACTACGACTGGCCGGTGAGATGGACCCTGGCAACACCAAGACACAGCTTTGGGCCAGGGGCAGGCTGGGATGGGCCCCAGGCTTGGGTTTTGTCTTGACGTAGGAGACGAAGAGCATCATTCTGTGGCAAAAGGAGAGGTAGCTGGGGGCCAGGAGAGGCAGATCTTGGAGCAGGGGGACGTGCCCCAGTGAGCTCCAGGGGGCTGGAAGGGCGCCAGGACACTTTAGGACCCTGCTTTTAACCCACAAGCCCTGCAGTGCTGAGATGTTGCAGAAGGGCCCAGAAGGCCTTAGTCCAAGTCTTTGCTCTGAAATCAGCTATGATCCCCTGCAGATCTCCGTTTTCTCATGGGGTTTCAAGGATTAACAAGAGACATTTGTGAGTTAAGTACTAGGTCTAGGTACCTTCTCAGAAGGGTTATATGCTTCTCCAGAAGCTTCTTATTATCTGCTCTGCTCTGTCCTTCATTGTCTTTGATCTGCCTTGTGTGGTGAGGAGGGCAGGCGctcttatgcccattttacaggtgggaaaagCAGGGCCCCGAGGACTATGATCGCTCACCCAGGGCTGCACAGCTTGTTTGCGACTCCTGGGGCCCAAAACCCAAACCCGTTTCCTGGTTCCACACCCTTTCCCTGTTCTGAGACCTTCTCCAACCCCTTCAGCTCAGCACAGCTGCTGTCCCGGTACCGACCTCGGGCAGTGGTCATTGCTGTCACCCGCTCTGCCCAGGCTGCCCGGCAGGCCCACCTGTGCCGGGGGGTGTTTCCCTTGCTCTACAGTGACCCTCCGGAGACCATCTGGGCGGATGATGTGGATCGCCGGGTCCAGTTTGGCATTGAAAGTGGTGAGCCGTCTAcgtttccttccctctgccctccctggcccTGGACTGGCATCTTCAGTCCCCTGACCTCACCTTCCACACACACTCAAAGGGCCTTGTTTCTCTCCCCTGGTGCCAGAGTCTCTCCGAGAGGTTCACAAAGACACAGAGATGTCCTGGCCTCCGGGGGTCGGtcggaggctggggaggaggcaggggccagggggcatgttggggaggggagcagtAGAGGAGAGGTCAGCCTGGCTGCTACCCACACAGGCGGCCAGAGTAAGAGGTGAGAGTCCAAGGGGGACCCGGCCCCCCCACTCCCAGGCTGGAATGAAACTCTGATTTCCCGACTGATCATACCCCACCTCTCCTTCCAACATAGCCACAGAGGTGGACAGCGTGGCTCCTTAGCCGCACAGCCTACGCCAGCCCGGGACACGCCTGCAGCTCTAGCGTCCTGCAGGGGTTGCGGTCCCCACAGCATCACCAGGGCCCCTCGGGGCTgccctggaggaggtggagggtggTGGCCGGTTCTCACAACAGGGCTGGTCTCCGTCCCTCAGTGTCTGACTGTCGCCTTCTCTCTGCGCCCCTGCCAGGAAAGCTCCGCGGCTTCCTGCGCGTGGGGGACCTGGTGATCGTGGTGACAGGCTGGCGACCTGGGTCTGGCTACACCAACATCATGCGAGTTCTGAGCGTACCCTGAGATGCCCCACGAGCCAGCCCCCTCCCCGCACAGACCCCCTGCCCAGGCCACACTTGCTCCCTTCCCCTTCACGCAGGCCCTGGAGGGCTGTGTCCAGAGCAGCACAGGACATCTGGCAGCACCAGCCCCTGTGCCCCACACTCTTAGCTGGGCCCTAAGATGCTCTGATCCCTAATCCTAGCTTAGCTGGTTAATTCGATTCCCCTGGGCTTCCTGTACCCGTAGGGTGTGGGGCGAGGGGCACAGGGCAGTCCCCACAAGATCACTATCGTGCATTCTGATATTCTCTGATGTGGCCCCCATGATGATCTGAGGCCCCCCCCGGGACAgctcccccttttcctccattGTGACGGACAGTGACATCGAAGCGCCACCCTTTTGGGGAAGCGAGGCTGGATGAGCGCTGGGGAGCCTGAGAacggggagtggggtgggggctcaTCTTGTCACTATTTTTACAACCTCTGTGGGGTTTgcaggcccctccctgcccacctcatGCCTTGCGGTCCCGATGCCCTGCGGCCTTGTCCTGCACCCAGAAACTCCTTCATGCTGTGCTCCCCCACACAAACCAGGAGCCCAAACgagtagctctattttccttttcaaccCAGCTGTTTGGGAGCAATTATAAAACCCCAGGACACTATACTCAAAAGGAAAGATTTAGGGTCCTGGTCCCCATTTGCTGATACTGTAGAATAGGcatgggacagaggagaggggcaaGAGATTTCTCTTGGTACTGGCTAGCCTACCCTTCCCCAGGCTTGGATACCTCGGGTCCTCCCCTCACTCTTGCACCAGCAGTCAACTCAGAAGGGGCTAAAACCCCTAAAAGTAGCAAGAGTCCTCCTCCCCGCTCGCTGGGGTAGCTCTCCTGCCACTCCCTAGGTCGCTCCCTAGGTCGGGAGAGGGCTCAGGATTGCTGCCCGGTGTTGGAGCTGAGCCAGGACCACAAGAGCTGGCATGGgggccctgctccttcctctgtccctataaggagaagtggggagggatGGATACAGGAAGGCTGAATAAAATGAACTAATGATAAATGAAActagcaaatgaataaatacaattattatgtgattgaataataataaacaagaaaggaaaggagggaggaagcaaagaaaaaatgcCATCTGGGGATTTCAGCCACTTGCCCTCTGCCTGGGGGGATCCAGGCCAGCACATTAATGAGGGAGGTGCCAACCATCCCTTAGCCTCAAGGGGGACCCCAGTGGGAcaggggcacagggaggaggCCCCCCACACCCCGTCTACAAAAAGATAGTTCTAGCCCGGGGGCAGATAATGCAAGGGACTTGACAGGAGAGGTGTTCCCCCTTGGGGGGTAATGAGGGGGAGGGCCCGCACTTGGCAGTGAAGGCAAAGGCCCAGACTGGGGAGCCAAGATGTCTGTTGACAGTAGCAGAGGCACAGGGGGTTGACAGTGCCCAGCTGTGATGGGGACACAGAGGACAAACGCAGCCGACAGCACCTGCAGGGTCACTGGGGGGAAACAGAGACTTGTAGTTGCTTGGCAGTGATGGTGGTGGCAAGGAGTTGTGCTTGGTGAGTTGGGGGCCTGGGCCTGAGCCTGCACCGGCAGGACCATGCCCGGGGAACACCCTCCTCAGAGGCCTTAGAGTCATTGTACTTGGCAGTGAAGACCAATTCTTGAGCATGGCGGACGCTCAGTACACTTGATGAGTGGGTGAATGGGTTAGGAGGACCTCAGACAGGCTGCAGGGggcctgagctgaggacagagacCATCTCCTTGGTAGCAAAGGGAGATATTTCCACAGGGCCACGTTTTAGGTCTCCTTGGCCTTCCCCAAGAGGCGTCTGCCCTTGTGTATACACCGCTGCCCCCAAGAGCTCATTCAGGGGTTTCACATGTTGGCAGAGAGCTGGGGGCCCCGAGGGGCAGCTGGCTCAGGCACTGATGGCCTGGGGGGCTGGGCTGTCCCTGGAAGCTTGGCCAGGAGCCCTGAGGAGGACAGGCGTTCACTTCCTGAGCCTTTGCGCACAGGAGAGCCGTCCCCGGCTGCTCGTTGAGGCAGAGAGGGTTGGGAGGCTGAGAGTGGGCGGCCCCGAAGTCCTAGTCGCCGTCCACCTCCTCCTGGGGGGGGACCCAGCAAGGACACCTGGGATCGTCCGGCCCGGGACAGGCTGGCATGG from Lutra lutra chromosome 15, mLutLut1.2, whole genome shotgun sequence includes these protein-coding regions:
- the PKLR gene encoding pyruvate kinase PKLR isoform X1, translating into MSSQENIHAQELCSRISKSQRDLAKSILIGAPGGPAGYLRRASVAQLTQELGTAFFQRQQLSAAMADTFLEHLCLLDIDSEPVTARSTSIIATIGPASHSVERLKEMIKAGMNIARLNFSHGSHEYHAQSIANIREAVESFATSPLGYRPVAIALDTKGPEIRTGVLLGGPEAEVELVKGSRVLVTVDPAFRTRGDANIVWVDYPNIVKVVSVGGRIYIDDGLISLQVKKTGPDGLETQVESGGLLGSRKGVNLPGAEVDLPGLSEQDVLDLRFGVQHNVDIIFASFVRKASDVAAIRAALGPEGRHIKIISKIENHEGVKKFDEILEMSDGIMVARGDLGIEIPAEKVFLAQKMMIGRCNLAGKPVVCATQMLESMITKPRPTRAETSDVANAVLDGADCIMLSGETAKGLFPVDAVKMQHAIAREAEAAVYHRQLFEELRRAAPLSRDPTEVTAIGAVEAAFKCCAAAIVVLTTTGRSAQLLSRYRPRAVVIAVTRSAQAARQAHLCRGVFPLLYSDPPETIWADDVDRRVQFGIESGKLRGFLRVGDLVIVVTGWRPGSGYTNIMRVLSVP
- the PKLR gene encoding pyruvate kinase PKLR isoform X2 — its product is MEGPAGYLRRASVAQLTQELGTAFFQRQQLSAAMADTFLEHLCLLDIDSEPVTARSTSIIATIGPASHSVERLKEMIKAGMNIARLNFSHGSHEYHAQSIANIREAVESFATSPLGYRPVAIALDTKGPEIRTGVLLGGPEAEVELVKGSRVLVTVDPAFRTRGDANIVWVDYPNIVKVVSVGGRIYIDDGLISLQVKKTGPDGLETQVESGGLLGSRKGVNLPGAEVDLPGLSEQDVLDLRFGVQHNVDIIFASFVRKASDVAAIRAALGPEGRHIKIISKIENHEGVKKFDEILEMSDGIMVARGDLGIEIPAEKVFLAQKMMIGRCNLAGKPVVCATQMLESMITKPRPTRAETSDVANAVLDGADCIMLSGETAKGLFPVDAVKMQHAIAREAEAAVYHRQLFEELRRAAPLSRDPTEVTAIGAVEAAFKCCAAAIVVLTTTGRSAQLLSRYRPRAVVIAVTRSAQAARQAHLCRGVFPLLYSDPPETIWADDVDRRVQFGIESGKLRGFLRVGDLVIVVTGWRPGSGYTNIMRVLSVP